The nucleotide window CGAAGGCGGCCTCACCGCGTGTGCCGCGCCGGCCCGCCACGGTGCGGGGGCCGCGCGGTCCCCGCACCCCGGGCGGCCCCCGGGGCCTCCTGGTCAGGGTGCAGCGGGCCTGGGACCGCCCGCTGACCGCGTACTACCTGATCCTCGGCGGCAGCCTGCTGATCACCGTTCTGGGCCTGGTGATGGTCTACTCGGCGTCCCAGATCAAGGCGCTGCAGTCCGGCCTGGCCCCGTCGTTCTTCTTCCGCAAGCAGCTGCTCGCGGCCGTGCTCGGCGGCGGGCTGCTGCTGGCCGCCGCCCGGATGTCGGTACGGCTGCACCGCGCGCTGGCCTATCCGCTGCTGGCCGGCTCGATGTTCCTGATGTGCCTGGTCCAGATCCCCGGCATAGGGGTCGCGGTCAACGGCAACCAGAACTGGATCAACCTCGGCGGCCCTTTCCAGATGCAACCGAGCGAGTTCGGCAAGCTCGCGCTGGTGCTGTGGGGCGCCGACCTGCTGGCCCGCAAACAGGACAAGAAACTGCTGGCGCAGTGGAAGCATCTGCTGGTGCCGCTGATCCCGGTGGCCTTTCTGCTGCTCGGGCTGATCATGCTCGGCGGCGACATGGGCACCGCGATCATTCTCACGGCGATCCTGTTCGGGCTGCTGTGGCTGGCCGGTGCGCCGACCCGGCTGTTCGCGGGGGTGCTGGGCGCCGCCACACTGATCGGGGCGCTGCTGATCAAGACCAGCGCCAACCGGATGTCCCGGCTGGCCTGCATCGGCGCGACCGATCCGGGCCCCGGTGACCAGTGCTGGCAGGCCGTGCACGGCATCTATGCGCTGGCGTCCGGCGGATTCTTCGGTTCCGGGCTCGGCGCGAGTATGGAAAAATGGGGTGAACTCCCTGAACCGCACACCGACTTCATCTTCGCCATCACCGGGGAGGAACTGGGTCTGGCGGGGACGCTGTCGGTGCTCGCCCTCTTCGCGGCTCTAGGCTATGCGGGTATCCGCGTGGCCGGACGCACGGAGGACCCCTTCGTACGGTATGCCGCGGGAGGTGTGACCACCTGGATCACGGCTCAGGCCGTGATCAACATCGGTGCGGTGCTCGGCCTGTTGCCGATCGCCGGTGTCCCGCTCCCGCTGTTCTCCTACGGAGGCTCCGCCCTGCTGCCGACGATGTTCGCCATCGGGCTGCTGATCGCCTTCGCGCGTGATGAGCCCGCTGCACGAGCGGCCTTGAAGGCCCGGTCGAAGCGGAAGCCGGTCTTCGGCAGAAGAGCGGCTGGGGTGAGATGGAAGACGATGAGACGGCGCGTCAAGAAGCGACCGTCCGGAGAGCGGTGAATTTCGGTGCATGTCGTACTCGCCGGTGGGGGGACCGCCGGCCACATCGAGCCCGCGCTCGCCCTCGCGGACGCACTGCGGAGGCAGGACCCCACCGTGGGGATCACGGCACTCGGTACGGAGAAGGGCCTGGAGACCCGGCTCGTCCCGGAGCGCGGCTATGAGCTGGGGCTGATCCCCGCCGTACCGCTGCCGCGCAAGCCCACGCCCGAACTGATCACCGTCCCCGGGCGGCTGCGCGGCACGATCAAGGCCGCCGAGCAGATTCTGGAGCGCACCAAGGCCGACTGCGTCGTCGGCTTCGGCGGCTATGTGGCGCTGCCCGGCTATCTGGCCGCCAAGCGGCTCGGGGTGCCGATCATCGTCCACGAGGCCAACGCCCGGCCCGGTCTGGCCAACAAGATCGGCTCGCGCTACGCCAAGTTCGTCGCCGTCAGCACCCCGGACAGCAAGCTGCGCGCGGCCCGCTACGTCGGCATCCCGCTGCGCCGCACCATCGCCACGCTGGACCGCGCCGCGGTCCGCCCCGAGGCGCGGGCCGCCTTCGGCCTCGACCCCAACCTCCCGACCCTGCTGGTGTCCGGCGGTTCCCAGGGTGCCCGCCGGCTCAACGAGGTCATCCAGGCCGCGGTGCCGGCCCTGCAGCGTGCCGGAATCCAGGTCCTGCACGCGGTCGGCCCGAAGAACGAACTGCCGCGCGTGGACAACATGCCCGGGATGCCCCCCTATGTCCCGGTACCGTACGTGGACCGGATGGATCTCGCGTACGCCGCGGCCGACATGATGCTCTGCCGCGCGGGCGCGATGACCGTCGCCGAGTTGTCCGCAGTCGGGCTCCCGGCCGCCTTCGTCCCGCTGCCCATCGGCAACGGCGAGCAGCGGCTCAACGCCCAGCCGCTGGTCAACGCCGGCGGGGGGCTGCTGGTCGACGACGCCCAGCTGACCTCGGACTGGGTGCAGAGCAGCGTGCTCCCGGTCCTGGCCGATCCGCACCGGTTGTACGAGATGTCGCGCGCGGCCTCCGAGTTCGGCCGCCGGGACGCCGACGAGCTGTTGGTCGGCATGGTGTACGAGGCGATCGCGCAGCGCAACAAGTAGCGCACGAGAGAAGGCAGGGGAGCGTGGCCGGACCGACAACCGCCCGGCGCGGCGAGCAGAAGTCATCGTCCGGCCCGCCCTCCGCCGCGGCGCCCCCGCGGCGAAGATTCCGGTGGGTGCGCCTTCCCGTCCGCGCGCCGGGCCGCCGCAGTCTGATCATCACCCTGGTCGGTGCGGCGCTGCTCGGCGCGTTCGGCGTCTGGGTGCTCTACGCCTCGAACTGGCTGCGGGTGGAACGCGTCAAGGCCACCGGCACCGAGGTGCTGACGCCGGGCGAGGTCATCGCCGCGGCGCATGCCCCGATGAACGCCCCGCTGGCCTCCGTGGACACCGAGGCGCTGGCCCGCCGGCTGCGCGCCCGGCTGCCGCGGATCAAGACCGCCGACGTCGAGCGCTCCTGGCCGAACACAATCGGTCTGAAAGTGACCGAAAGGAAGCCGGAACTGCTGATGCGGTCGGGCGGAAAGTTTGCCGAAGTGGACGCCGAGGGGGTTCGGTTCGCCACCGTGACGGCGGCCCCCCAGGGTGTCCCGCTTCTGGAAATGACCGCATCCGACTCTCCGAGTCTGCATCAGTTCGGAATCGACCGGCTGCGACGCGCCGCCGTCGAGGTCGCCGGGGATCTGCCCATGGCGCTGCGCAAGGACCTGCGGAAGGTCCGGGTACGGTCCTACGACGCCGTCACCCTCGAACTGTCGGACGGCCGCACCGTCGCCTGGGGTAGCAGCGAACAGGGCGCCGAAAAGGCAAAGGTGCTGGCCGCGCTGGTGAAAGCGGCGCGTGACGCGCGCCACTTCGATGTGTCGGTGCCCAGCGCCCCTGCCGTATCCGGGAGTTGACGTGCGTAGCTGCAGGCCAGCACCCTGGATGGCTACGACTATGGGTGATCACATAGGGTGAAAAGAAAAACGGGAGGTTCGGCGTGTTCGTTGAACGTGCGCGCCTTGTCGACTTAGTGTCTCGTTCCAAAGGGACTATGGAACCAAGGAACACAGGCACAGGTAACCCTAAACTTCAACGTTAGGGTTCGGGTCGGCAATACGAACCGTCCCATCGGCATCAGTCGGCGTCCACACGCACGTGCGGCGACGACACGTAACTCGAGGCGAGAGGCCTTCGACGTGGCAGCACCGCAGAACTACCTCGCAGTCATCAAGGTCGTCGGCATCGGCGGCGGTGGCGTGAACGCCATCAACCGGATGATCGAGGTCGGGCTCAAGGGCGTCGAGTTCATCGCGATCAACACCGATGCGCAGGCGCTGCTGATGAGCGACGCCGACGTCAAGCTCGACGTCGGCCGCGAAATGACGCGCGGACTCGGCGCCGGCGCCAACCCGGATGTGGGTCGCAAGGCATCCGAGGACCACCGCGAGGAGATCGAGGAGGTCCTCAAGGGGGCCGACATGGTCTTCGTGACCGCGGGAGAGGGCGGCGGCACCGGCACCGGCGGCGCACCCGTCGTCGCCAACATCGCGCGCTCGCTGGGCGCCCTGACGATCGGTGTGGTCACCCGGCCGTTCACCTTCGAGGGCCGCCGTCGCGCCAACCAGGCCGAGGACGGCATCGCCCAGCTGCGCGAAGAGGTCGACACCCTCATCGTGATCCCCAATGACCGGCTGCTGTCCATCTCGGACCGTCAGGTGAGCGTGCTCGACGCGTTCAAGTCCGCGGACCAGGTGCTGCTGTCGGGTGTACAGGGCATCACCGATCTGATCACCACCCCGGGCCTGATCAACCTCGACTTCGCCGACGTCAAGTCCGTGATGTCGGAGGCCGGGTCCGCCCTCATGGGCATCGGCTCGGCGCGCGGCGACGACCGTGCGGTGGCCGCCGCGGAGATGGCGATCTCCTCGCCGCTGCTGGAGGCGTCCATCGACGGCGCCCGCGGTGTGCTGCTGTCCATCTCGGGCGGCTCCGACCTCGGTCTCTTCGAGATCAACGAGGCCGCCCAGCTGGTCAGCGAGGCCGCACACCCGGAAGCCAACATCATCTTCGGCGCGGTCATCGACGACGCGCTGGGCGACGAGGTCCGGGTCACGGTCATCGCCGCGGGCTTCGACGGCGGCCAGCCGCCGGCCCGCCGCGACGCGTCCACCGCGTCCGGCGCGAAGCGCGAGGAGTCGGCCCCGGCCCCGAGCCGCCCGGCCACTCCGCCCGAGCCGCGTTCGTCGTCGTTCGGCGGACTGGGTTCGGTGCCCGTGCGTGACGAGGAGCCGGCCCCGGCCGAGTCCTCCTCCTCGCTGGGCGAGATCCCCTCGCCCCCGGCGAGCACCCCGCAGGTTCCCCCGGCCCGTCCGTACTCGGACTCCGCGGCCGAGGAACTGGACGTCCCCGACTTCCTGAAGTGACGTAAAGCAGCGAAGTGATAGGACAACAGCACCACGAGAGCGGCGCGCATTTCGCCTTCACCGACAGGTGGGGCGGGGTGAGCGCCGCTCCGTACGAGCAGCTCAACCTGGGCGGCGCGGTCGGCGACGACCCGCGGGCCGTACGCACCAACCGTGCGCGGGCCGCCGCGGAACTCGGCCTCGACCCGGCCGCGGTGGTCTGGATGAACCAGGTCCACGGCCGGGACGTCGCCGTGGTCGACGGGCCGTGGCAGGACCAGGACATCCCGGCGGTGGACGCGGTGGTGACGAATCGGCGGGGGCTCGCGCTCGCCGTGCTGACGGCCGACTGCACCCCGGTCCTGCTCGCCGACCCGGTCGCCGGGGTGGCGGGGGCCGCGCACGCCGGCCGGCCCGGGCTGGTCGCCGGGGTCGTCCCGGCGGTCGTCGGGGCGATGGTCCGGCAGGGCGCGGAGCCCGCACGGATCCTCGCGCACACCGGGCCGGCGATCTGCGGGCGGTGTTACGAGGTGCCCGAGGCGATGCGCGAGGATGTCGCCGCCGTGGTGCCCGAGGCCCGGGCGACCACCGACTGGGGCACTCCCGCGGTGGACGTCACCGCAGGTGTGCGGGCTCAACTCGCCGCGGTCGGCGTGCCATTGCGTGAGGATTCCCACATCTGCACCCGCGAATCCGCGGACCATTTTTCTTACCGGCGCGACCGTACGACGGGGCGGCTCGCGAGCTACGTATGGCTCGGGGCACCCCCGGCCCGGGGCGGGGAGGGGCCGAGCCGTGACGGACGACCGTAGAACGCAGCTGGCGCAGAACCTGGCTCAGGTGGAGGAACGTATCTCCGCCGCCTGCGCCACGGCCGGCCGGCCGCGTGAGGAGGTGACCCTGATCGTGGTCACCAAGACCTACCCCGCGAGCGATGTACGGCTGCTCGCGGAACTGGGGGTGCGGCAGGTCGCGGAGAACCGCGACCAGGAGGCCGCTCCCAAGGCTGCCGAATGCGGTGATTTGTCCCTTACTTGGCACTTCGTTGGTCAATTGCAGACGAACAAGGTGCGGTCCGTGGCCGGATATGCCGGAGTTGTTCAGTCGGTCGACCGGGCCAGGCTCGTCACCACGCTCTCCAGGGAGGCGGTGCGCGCCGAGCGCGAGCTGGGCTGTCTGATCCAGGTGGCGCTCGACGCGGAGTCGGGGGAGCGGGGGGAACGGGGCGGAGTGGCGCCGGACGGGGTCGAGGCACTTGCCGAGACGATCGCCGGGGCCCAAGGGCTGCGTCTGGACGGTGTGATGACCGTCGCACCGCTGGCCGGGCCCTACGCCGGGCGCGAACTCGCCGCTTTCCAGCGCCTCATGGAAATCTCATCCGACCTGCGCGCGCTGCATCCTGCTGCCAACATGGTGTCAGCAGGCATGAGCGCGGACCTCGAAGATGCCGTGGCAGCCGGGGCGACACATGTGCGCGTCGGCACTGCGGTACTCGGAGTCCGACCACGGCTCCGGTAACGTCGCCAAGCAAGTCGGACCACAGCACAAAATATGGTCATTCCCGCACAAGCGGGTAGGCCGCGTGGATCCAAGGCCCCTGCTGACGGAGCCGATCCACCACAGAGCGGAGGACGCAGAGAATGGCCGGCGCGATGCGCAAGATGGCGGTCTACCTCGGCCTCGTGGAGGACGATGGGTACGACGGCCGGGGGTTCGACCCCGACGACGAGTTCGAGCCCGAGCTTGACCCGGAACCCGATCGGGGGCGGCGTCAACAGCACCAGGCTCAGCCCGAAATCCCCCCGGAAAGGGAGGAACCCGTCCGTGCTGTGACACCTCCGGCGCAACGCGAACCGGCCCCGCTCACCGTGGAAAGCGGACGACCCGCGCGAATCGCCCCCGTGTCATCCATCACACCCGAACGTCCAAATCTGGAGAAGAACGCACCGGTGATCATGCCCAAGGTTGTGTCCGAGCGGGAGCCCTACCGCATCACCACACTCCACCCCCGGACCTACAACGAAGCCCGTACCATCGGGGAACACTTCCGCGAGGGCACTCCGGTGATCATGAATCTGACGGAGATGGATGACACCGATGCGAAGCGACTTGTCGACTTTGCGGCCGGTTTGGTGTTTGGTCTTCACGGCAGTATCGAGCGGGTGACGCAGAAGGTGTTCCTGTTGTCTCCTGCTAACGTCGATGTCACGGCGGAGGACAAGGCCCGTATCGCAGAGGGCGGGTTCTTCAACCAGAGCTGAGACGCAACACCGGGCACACCAGGGCCGTAAGGTCCGCACAGGAGCAAGGGGAGAGGGACGCGCGAGATGAGTGTCGCTGGTCAGGTGATCTATATCGCGCTGTACTGCTTCTTGATCGTGCTGATCTTCCGGCTGGTGATGGACTATGTGTTCCAATTCGCCCGTTCATGGCAACCCGGCAAGGCGATGGTGGTCATTCTTGAGGCCGCCTACACTGTCACTGATCCGCCACTCAAGCTTCTGCGGCGGGTAATTCCGCCGCTGCGTCTCGGGGGCGTGGCGCTCGACCTGTCCTTCTTCGTATTGATGATCATCGTGTACATCCTGATCACCGTCGTGAGGTCGGTGTTGTTGGTGTGAACGATACGGTCTTGCCGATTGCCGACGACTACGTTGAGGTGAAGTAGAGATGCCGTTGACCCCCGAGGACGTGCGGAACAAGCAGTTCACGACCGTCCGCCTCCGAGAAGGCTATGACGAGGACGAGGTCGATGCCTTCCTCGATGAGGTCGAAGCCGAACTGACCCGGCTCCTGCGGGAGAACGAGGACCTTCGCGCCAAGCTTGCGGCCGCCACCCGCGCCGCCGCGCAGAACCAGCAGCAGCAGGGTCTGCGCAAGGGACCGGACCAGCAGCAGCAGGAGCAGCAGCAGAGGCCCGGGGCCCCTGTGCCCGCCGCCATATCCGGTCCGCAGCCGGTGCCGCCGCAGCAGCAGCAGGGGATGGGTGGACCTCCCCAACTGCCCGGTGGAGCACCCCAGCTGCCTCCTGGTCCCGGTGGCCACGGCCCGCAGGGCCCGCACGGCCCCGGTCCGATGGGTCCCGGCGGTCCCATGGGCGGCCCGATGGGCGGTCCCGGCGGACCCCAGCTGCCCGGCCCCGGCCAGCAGGGCGGCCCGGGCGGTGACAGCGCGGCGCGCGTGCTGTCGCTGGCACAGCAGACCGCCGACCAGGCGATCGCGGAGGCCCGTTCCGAGGCCAACAAGATCGTCGGCGAGGCGCGCAGCCGTGCCGAGGGCCTGGAGCGGGACGCCCGCGCCAAGGCCGATGCGCTGGAGCGGGACGCGCAGGAGAAGCACCGCGTGGCGATGGGCTCGCTGGAGTCGGCCCGCGCGACGCTGGAGCGCAAGGTCGAGGACCTGCGTGGCTTCGAGCGCGAGTACCGCACGCGGCTGAAGTCGTACCTGGAGAGCCAGCTGCGTCAGCTGGAGAACCAGTCCGATGACTCGCTGGCCCCGCCGCGGACCCCGGCGACCGCTTCGCTGCCGCCGTCGCCCTCGATGGCGTCGGCCGGTGCGGGTGCCATGGGCGGCAACCACACCATGGGCGGCGGTCAGCCCATGGGTGGCGGCAACCACTCCATGGCCGGTCAGCCCAGCGGCGGTCCGTCCTACGGCGGTCAGCAGCAGATGTCGCCGGCGATGACCCAGCCGATGGCTCCGGTGCGTCCGCAGAGCCCCCAGCCGATGCAGCAGACGCCGTCGCCGATGCGCGGCTTCCTCATCGACGAGGACGACAACTGACGTCCGCGTAGCGCGCACAGTCGGCAATCAGGGCCGGGCCCCGAAGGAAGAACATTCCTTCGGGGCCCGGCCCTTTTGTGTGGACTTGTGCCGTGCGACCGGGTGCGTGCGGGGACGGCGAAGCCCCCCGGCGCGGACGCACCGGGGGGCTTCGTTCGGGCGGTGCCCGGGGTTACGCCTTGCGGAGGCGGAAGGTGAGGGCCAGGGACTCGTCGGTGAACTCGGGGCCGTAGGAGCCGTTCACGTCCTCGGTGGACTCCTGCTCGTTCACGAAGTCCGTGGCGAGCACCTCGTCGGAGATCAGGCCGGTGTGGTCGGCCAGCGCCGTGCGGACCTCCTCGTCGGTGGACTGCCAGCGCAGCGCGATCCGGTCGGCGACGTCCAGACCGCTGTTCTTGCGGGCCTCCTGGATCAGCCGGATCGCGTCACGGGCCAGGCCCGCCCGGCGCAGCTCGGGAGTGATCTCCAGATCGAGGGCGACCGTCGCCCCCGCCTCGGAGGCCACCGACCAGCCCTCCCGCGGGGTCTCGGTGATGATCACCTCGTCGGGGGCGAGGGTGACGGTCTCCCCGTCGACCTCGACGCTCGCGGTGCCCTCGCGCAGGGCGAGCGAGAGGGCCGCGGCGTCGGCGGCGGCGACGGCCTTGGCCACCGCCTGAACGCCCTTGCCGAACCGCTTGCCCAGGGCGCGGAAGTTGGCCTTGGCGGTGGTGTCGACCAGGGAGCCGCCGCCCTCCCGGCCGGAGGAGGAGTCGGACAGCGCGGCCAGCGAGCTGACGTTGAGCTCCTCGGCGATCTGGGCCCGCAGGTCTTCGGGCAGGCCGGCGAAGCCGTGGGCCGCGACCAGGGCGCGGGACAGCGGCTGGCGGGTCTTGACGCCGGACTCGGCGCGGGTGGCGCGGCCCAGCTCGACCAGCCGGCGGACCAGCAGCATCTGGGCGGACAGCGCCGGGTCGATGGCGGCCTTGTCGGCGACCGGCCAGCTGGACAGGTGGACGGAGTTCGGGGCGTCCGGGGTCACCGGGACGACCAGGTCCTGCCAGACCCGCTCGGTGAGGAACGGGGTGAGGGGCGCCATGAGCCGGGTGACGGTCTCGATGACGTCATGGAGGGTGCGCAGCGCGGCCGCGTCGCCCTGCCAGAAGCGGCGGCGGGAGCGGCGGACGTACCAGTTGGAGAGGTCGTCGACGAAGGAGGACAGCAGCTTGCCGGCCCGCTGGGTGTCGAAGGACTCCAGGGAATCGGTGACCTGCTCGACCAGGCTGTTGAGCTCACCGAGCAGCCAGCGGTCCAGCAGCGGACGGTCGGCGGGGGCCGGGTCGGCGGGGGACGGTGCCCAGTTCGAGGTACGGGCGTACAGCGCCTGGAAGGCGACGGTGTTCCAGTACGTCAGCAGCGTCTTGCGGACGACTTCCTGGATCGTGGCGTGGCCCACCCGGCGGGCGGCCCACGGCGAGCCGCCGGCGGCCATGAACCAGCGGACCGCGTCGGCGCCGTGCTGGTCCATGAGCGGGATCGGCTGGAGGGTGTTGCCCAGGTGCTTGGACATCTTCCGGCCGTCCTCGGCGAGGATGTGACCGAGGCAGACCACGTTCTCGTAGGAGGACTTGTCGAAGACGAGGGTGCCGACGGCCATCAGGGTGTAGAACCAGCCGCGGGTCTGGTCGATGGCCTCGGAGATGAACTGCGCCGGGTAGCGCTTCTCGAACAGCTCCTTGTTGCGGTACGGGTAGCCCCACTGCGCGAACGGCATCGAGCCCGAGTCGTACCAGGCGTCGATGACCTCCGGGACGCGGGTCGCGGTGCCCCGGCAGGTCGGGCAGGCGAAGGTGACCGCGTCGATGAACGGGCGGTGCGGGTCCAGGTCCGACTGGTCGGTGCCGGTCAGCTCGGTCAGCTCGGCGAGCGAGCCGACGCAGGTGAGGTGGTTCTCCTCGCAGCGCCAGATGGGCAGCGGGGTGCCCCAGTAGCGGTTGCGGGACAGCGCCCAGTCGATGTTGTTGTTCAGCCAGTCGCCGAAGCGGCCGTGCTTGACCGACTCCGGGAACCAGTTGGTGCTCTCGTTCTCCCGCAGCAGGGCGTCCTTGACCGCGGTGGTGCGGATGTACCAGGACGGCTGGGCGTAGTAGAGCAGCGCGGTGTGGCAGCGCCAGCAGTGCGGGTAGCTGTGCTCGTAGGCGAGGTGGCGGAAGAGCAGGCCGCGGGCGCCGAGGTCGGCGACCAGCGCCTCGTCGGCCTTCTTGAAGAACTGGCCGCCGATCAGGTCCAGCTGCTCCTCGAAGGTGCCGTCCGGGCGGACCGGGTTGATCACCGGCAGGCCGTACGCCCGGCAGGTCTTGAGGTCGTCCTCACCGAAGGCCGGGGCCTGGTGGACGAGGCCGGTGCCGTCGTCGGTGGTGACGTACTCGGCGTTGACGACGATGTTGGCGCCCTCCAGCTCGACGAGGTCGAAGGGGCGCTCATAGGACCAGCGCTCCATCTCGCGGCCGGTGAACGACTCACCCGTGGCGCGCCAGCCCTCGCCGAGCGCCTTCTCCAGCAGCGGCTCGGCGACCACCAGCTGCTCGCTGCCGTCCGTGGCGACGACATAGGTGACGTCGGGGTGGGCGGCGACGGCGGTGTTGGAGATCAGGGTCCAGGGGGTGGTCGTCCAGATGAGGAGCTTGGCCCGGCCGGCCAGCGGGCCGGAGGTCAGCGGGAGGCGGACGAAGACCGAGGGGTCGACGACCGTCTCGTAGCCCTGCGCCAGCTCGTGGTCCGACAGGCCGGTGCCGCAGCGCGGGCACCAGGGGGCGACCCGGTGGTCCTGGACCAGCAGGCCCTTGCTGAAGATCTCCTTCAGCGACCACCACACCGACTCGATGTAGTCGGGGTCCATGGTGCGGTAGGGGGCGTCCAGGTCGGTCCAGTAGCCCATCCGGGTCGTGAGCTCGGCGAAGGCGTCGGTGTGCCGGGTCACCGACTCGCGGCACTTGGCGTTGAACTCGGCGATGCCGTACGCCTCGATGTCCTTCTTGCCGTTGAAGCCCAGCTCCTTCTCCACGGCCAGCTCGACCGGGAGGCCGTGGCAGTCCCAGCCGGCCTTGCGGTCGACGTGGTAGCCCTGCATCGTGCGGAACCGGGGGAAGACGTCCTTGAAGACGCGCGCCTCGATGTGGTGGGCGCCGGGCATGCCGTTGGCGGTCGGGGGGCCCTCGTAGAAGACCCACTCGGGCCGTCCCTCCGACTGCTGGAGGGTACGGGCGAAGACCTTCTGCTCCTGCCAGAACTCGAGCACCGCGTGCTCGAGGGCGGGGAGGTCTACCTGGGCGGGTACCTGGCGGTACTGGGGCTGCGGACTCATCGGGGCTTCCTCCGGGCGGACACCTGCTGCGTTCTCCGTCCGGAGGGACGAGAGCCTGCGCTCCCGCGGTACCACCCTCCTTGGCGGTGCCGTCGCACCGCCCCCTCATTGGGGTCGCGCTGCCGGTTCTACTCGCTCCGCGGGTGCTCTGCGGGCTTTCTTCCGGCGGCTCCGGGGTGATCTTCACGCCGCGCACGCCCCCGGGCTTCCACCGTCCCCGGGTCGCTGCTGGCTGCGTACGGCGCTACTCGTCCCGTCAATGCCTCTCGCTGGGCCCAGTGTACGGGGCCGCGCCGACCGGGGCCGACCGGATTTCCGGCGGGGTGCGGGCGGGCCGGGCGCGGGCGCGCCACGGGGCGGGGGCCGGCGTCGCGCGTGACCCGAATGGCGAGCGGCCGGGTGCCGGCCCGCGCGGCGGATTACCGGGCGGGCGGCGGGGCACAACCGAGACAGACCGGACGTCCGGGCCGGGTGGCGGGGTCGTGTGGGCGGTGCGTCCCGTTGCCGCGTGGCGTGCGGCGTTTTATCGTTCCCGTCACGATTCGCGAACAAAGTCACATATGTGAA belongs to Streptomyces sp. NBC_01454 and includes:
- the ileS gene encoding isoleucine--tRNA ligase, whose amino-acid sequence is MSPQPQYRQVPAQVDLPALEHAVLEFWQEQKVFARTLQQSEGRPEWVFYEGPPTANGMPGAHHIEARVFKDVFPRFRTMQGYHVDRKAGWDCHGLPVELAVEKELGFNGKKDIEAYGIAEFNAKCRESVTRHTDAFAELTTRMGYWTDLDAPYRTMDPDYIESVWWSLKEIFSKGLLVQDHRVAPWCPRCGTGLSDHELAQGYETVVDPSVFVRLPLTSGPLAGRAKLLIWTTTPWTLISNTAVAAHPDVTYVVATDGSEQLVVAEPLLEKALGEGWRATGESFTGREMERWSYERPFDLVELEGANIVVNAEYVTTDDGTGLVHQAPAFGEDDLKTCRAYGLPVINPVRPDGTFEEQLDLIGGQFFKKADEALVADLGARGLLFRHLAYEHSYPHCWRCHTALLYYAQPSWYIRTTAVKDALLRENESTNWFPESVKHGRFGDWLNNNIDWALSRNRYWGTPLPIWRCEENHLTCVGSLAELTELTGTDQSDLDPHRPFIDAVTFACPTCRGTATRVPEVIDAWYDSGSMPFAQWGYPYRNKELFEKRYPAQFISEAIDQTRGWFYTLMAVGTLVFDKSSYENVVCLGHILAEDGRKMSKHLGNTLQPIPLMDQHGADAVRWFMAAGGSPWAARRVGHATIQEVVRKTLLTYWNTVAFQALYARTSNWAPSPADPAPADRPLLDRWLLGELNSLVEQVTDSLESFDTQRAGKLLSSFVDDLSNWYVRRSRRRFWQGDAAALRTLHDVIETVTRLMAPLTPFLTERVWQDLVVPVTPDAPNSVHLSSWPVADKAAIDPALSAQMLLVRRLVELGRATRAESGVKTRQPLSRALVAAHGFAGLPEDLRAQIAEELNVSSLAALSDSSSGREGGGSLVDTTAKANFRALGKRFGKGVQAVAKAVAAADAAALSLALREGTASVEVDGETVTLAPDEVIITETPREGWSVASEAGATVALDLEITPELRRAGLARDAIRLIQEARKNSGLDVADRIALRWQSTDEEVRTALADHTGLISDEVLATDFVNEQESTEDVNGSYGPEFTDESLALTFRLRKA